From Sphingomonas sp. PAMC26645:
GAAAGAGCAAGCGGACGGCGAGCGGCGGGTTTCCGCGACGCCGGAAACGGTGAAGAAGTTCATTGCGCTGGGGGCTACGCTGGCCGTGGAAGCGGGCGCGGGTGAGACCGCCTCGATCGCCAGTGCCGCGTATTCGGATGCGGGCGCTTCGGTAGGCGACCGCGCGGCGACGTTGGCGGGGGCAGATATCGTGCTCGGCGTGCAGGGGCCTGATCCTGCTTCGCTGGAAGGCGTGACGCCGGGGGCGTGGATCGTCGCCAGCCTCAATCCCTTTGCGGAGCGTGCGCGAGTCGAGGCTTATGCTGCGGCGGGCTACGAAGCGCTCGCGATGGAGTTCATGCCGCGCATCACGCGCGCGCAGTCGATGGACATCCTGTCGTCGCAGTCGAACCTGTCGGGGTACAAGGCGGTGCTCGACGCGGCGGCCGAATATGGCCGCGCGTTTCCGATGATGATGACCGCGGCGGGGACGATCTCGGCGGCCAAGGCGTTCGTGATGGGCGTCGGCGTGGCGGGGCTCCAGGCGATCGCGACCGCGCGGCGGCTTGGCGCGCAGGTGTCGGCGACCGACGTGCGCGCCGCGACTCGCGAGCAGATCCAGTCTCTGGGCGCGAAGCCGATCTTTGTTGAGAACGTCGCGGGAATCGAAGGCGAGGGGACGGGCGGGTACGCTGGCGAGATGTCGCCCGAATACCAGGCGGCGCAGGCCGAGCTCGTCTCGGGCCATATCGCCAAGCAGGATATCGTCATCACGACGGCGCTGATCCCGGGGCGTGCCGCACCGCGGCTGATCTCGGCGGCGCAGGTTGCGAGCATGAAACCGGGATCGGTGATCGTCGATCTTGCGGTCGAGCAGGGCGGCAACGTCGAGGGCTCGGTCGCGGGTGAAGTCGTCGTGGTGAACGGCGTGAAGATCGTCGGTCACCGCAACGTGCCGTCGCGGTTGGCGGCGGACGCGAGCGCGCTGTTCTCGCGCAACCTGTTCAACTTTCTCAACGCCTTCTGGGACAAAGACGCCGGGCGACCCGTGCTCGATGCCGAGATCGGCGATGCGATCCGGCTGACGCAGGGCGGCAAGATCGTGAACCCAAGGCTGCTGGCATGATAATCCTCCCCGGCACGGGGAGGGGGACCGGCGTAGCCGGTGGAGGGGGCGTCCCGCGAATGCTACGCCCCGAAGTATCCCTGGCGCGCCGGCTGCGTCGCGAAATGAGCCTCCCGGAAGTGCTGCTATGGGAGCACCTCCGGGGGAAGAAAACCGGCGTCAAGTTCCGCCACCAGCATCCCATCGGTCCCTATGTCTGCGACTTCTACTGCGCCGCCGCCAGGCTCGCGATCGAAGTGGATGGCGAGTTCCACGGACGCGGCGACCGTCCCCGACGCGATGCTGATCGCGACCGAGTTTTCGAACAGAATGGCTACCGGGTGTTGCGAGTGGCAGCGGGCGAAGTGCTGAGGGATATGGAGGCTGTGGTGACGATGATCGTATCGTTCGCGGCCCGCCCCCTCCACCAGCCTGCGGCCGGTCCCCCTCCCCGTGCCGGGGAGGAATGAAATGGACTTTATCGCGATCCTGTCGATCTTCGTGCTGGCGTGTTTCGTCGGGTAT
This genomic window contains:
- a CDS encoding NAD(P) transhydrogenase subunit alpha, which gives rise to MKIAVLKEQADGERRVSATPETVKKFIALGATLAVEAGAGETASIASAAYSDAGASVGDRAATLAGADIVLGVQGPDPASLEGVTPGAWIVASLNPFAERARVEAYAAAGYEALAMEFMPRITRAQSMDILSSQSNLSGYKAVLDAAAEYGRAFPMMMTAAGTISAAKAFVMGVGVAGLQAIATARRLGAQVSATDVRAATREQIQSLGAKPIFVENVAGIEGEGTGGYAGEMSPEYQAAQAELVSGHIAKQDIVITTALIPGRAAPRLISAAQVASMKPGSVIVDLAVEQGGNVEGSVAGEVVVVNGVKIVGHRNVPSRLAADASALFSRNLFNFLNAFWDKDAGRPVLDAEIGDAIRLTQGGKIVNPRLLA
- a CDS encoding endonuclease domain-containing protein, with the protein product MLRPEVSLARRLRREMSLPEVLLWEHLRGKKTGVKFRHQHPIGPYVCDFYCAAARLAIEVDGEFHGRGDRPRRDADRDRVFEQNGYRVLRVAAGEVLRDMEAVVTMIVSFAARPLHQPAAGPPPRAGEE